GGGCTTGCGTCACACGATCGAGGGCGGCCTGGTGCAGGGCCTGTCGCGCGCGCTGTTCGAGGAAGTGAAATTCGACACGAATATGGTCACCAGCGTGGATTGGGGCAGCTATCCGATCCTCGAGATGGCCGACGCGCCGGAGACCATCGACATCGTGCTGATCGACCGCCCCGAGGTCGCGCCGACCGGCGCCGGCGAAGCGACCTGCCGCGTCATCCCGGCGGCGCTGGCCAACGCCTTCTACGACGCCACCGGCGTGCGCCTGCGGCGCGCGCCGATGACGCCGGAGAACGTCAAGAAGGCGCTGGCGCGTACGGCGTGATTGCGCGCAGAGGGCCGATTGCGCCGGCGCGAAGCTGCCGGTAGGTCAAGGCCCCTGCTTGTAGACGCGCTTCGGATGCACGACGAGGCGTTTCACCAGGTCTTCCAGCGCTTTGCTGTGGTACAGGTCCATGCACTTCAGGAAATCGAACCGAATGCCTTTGATTTCCGATTCGACGAGAGGATTGCTGTAATCCCGGGCCAGATAGCTGTCCACCAATGACTTGACTGCGTCCGGGCTCTTTTCCATATCGAAGTAGGTCCAGTCACGCAAGGCGCTGACACTGCTTCCGATATCGGCCGATGCGCCGGCTTCGTTGCGATAAGCCTGCGCCAGGCAGTTTGCCAGTACCAGGTCCTTGTAATTTTGCGCGTGCGTGCGGGCAACTGCCTGGGGCGAAGTCATTTCGCGAGGCGAAGCATGAGCTGGGGGACACAACAGGATGGACGCCATCATCGCCATGCATGGATAGAGCGACTTCATCGCAAGCTCCAGAAATGTGCACGATCCGTTCGATAAGCTACTTCTGGCGCATTGAAATAACAGTGGTCGTAGCAGGAACTGCCGTCGTAAAGCGTGGCATGCCCCTGTGCATTCGACCAGCCGGATACTTCAAAAAGTACGACCCCTTTTTTGCCTGCCAGTGTGCCGCCGCCGGAGGCTGGATATTTCACGATCTCGGCTGTCCCCCACTGTTGTGTCAAGAAGCCAATCAGGTCGCGTACCCGGAAGAAGTATTTGCGCCCGTCCGCTCCGGAGACTGTCTGTCCTCGGATGCTCGGTATTCTCAGTCCCGCCTGGCCGAGTATATAACTCATCCGCACGGCACAAGTGTTTTCCCAACGCTGGGAGGCCGCCGGATTGTCGATATTCTTTTCGACATTTCCTCCAATTATTTTCGCGACCCGGTCACCGGGATTGATCGGGTCGTAAATGCGTTGTGAAGCTGCCCATGCGGTATCGAATGACGGTTGGGTCATGGCGGAGGCCCTCTTGATTTGTACGGGAGTGTGTTCGTCCTGGCGGCGATGGAGCGGTCGATGGCGAACGTTTGCCAAATCTGGCGTAGGACGTTGAACGACATCGTCCAGGCATCGTGATGCATTATTCCGCGAGACCTGTGCCCTTATATTTCGCTAGCGCAAGAATCGGCAAAATTTGAACGAGGCAACACGTGCGCACGACAACGCCACGCATCCCGCGCTGGTGAAAGGAAGATGTGCCATGGCCGCGACACCAGGCTTGGCGCAGCGCAGACGCGTGCATGACGTTGCGCCGGCGCGTATCGTGCGCGCCACGCACTACGCATGATGAAGCCCATCGTCCGACAGCGCCGGGGATGGTCACCAGGGCTCGGGCTTCATTCCTTGCTGGAGAGGACATGCGACTTGTTCGAGTACAAACGGTGTCAAATGGCGGCGGCGCAGGCAGGCTGCTCAAGTGCCTCTGGCTTCTGGCGCTACTGTTGGCGGGGATGTCCGGCGCGGCGACAGCGCAGCCAGAACCGGCAACGGACCGCCTCGATGACCAGCGTAGCGGCGCACACGCCGCCTACCGCGTGATCAACCTGGCGCCAGGCACGATCGCGACCTACCCGCACATCAACACTGCCGGTCAGGTGGCGTTCACGATGGTGAACGGCGGCCGCACCACGGCATTCTTCCACGACGGCGGGTCCACGACCGACATCGGCTCGCTGGGCGGCGGCATCGCCTACGCAAACGACCTGAACGAGGCCGGCCAGGTCGCGGGCACGGCGGTGGACCGATACGGCATCGAACACGCCTTCCTGTGGAGCGCAGGCCGCGGCATGCTCGGCATCCTCGCCCAGCCGGCAGGCGTCCGCTCGCATGGCTGGGCGATCAACAACCGCGGCGTCGTCACCGGCTCGTTCGGGGAGCCGGTGCGTCCGTTCCGCTGGAGCCTGGCCGGCGGCCTGGAAGAGCTGGGCATCTCCCCGGCCTACCCGCAGCCGGCATCGGGCCGGGTGCTCAACGATGCCGGCCTGATCGCGGGTGTCACGACGATCGACGATGAGTTCACCCGCGTATTTGCCTGGACCCGCGCCAGCGGCGTGGTCGACATCGATACGCTCGGCAGCGTCGAATCGACGGCCGTCGCGGTCGGCGCCGGGGGCGAGGTGGCGGGCAATCGGCTGGCGTCCTGGGACGACGGCGGCGATCGCCCGTTCCTGTGGACACGCGCGACCGGCATGCAGGACCTCGGCATCGGACGTGGCGCCACGGCCTGGGTGAATGCGATGACGCCCGGCCTGCATATCGCGGGCGGCATCGGTTATCCGGACGGCCGCCAGCGTGCGATGTCGTGGACGCGCCGCGGCGGCATGCGCGAACTAGGCACCCTGGGCGGCCGTACCTCGGTCGCGCGCGACGTCAATGCCCGCGGCCAGGTCGTCGGCTTTGCCGAGGACAGAAGTGGGGTAATGCGCGCCTTCGCCTGGCACGCCGCGACCGGCATGCAAGACCTGAACCGCCTGTTGCGCAAGGCTCCACC
This portion of the Telluria beijingensis genome encodes:
- a CDS encoding type VI secretion system amidase immunity protein Tai4 codes for the protein MMASILLCPPAHASPREMTSPQAVARTHAQNYKDLVLANCLAQAYRNEAGASADIGSSVSALRDWTYFDMEKSPDAVKSLVDSYLARDYSNPLVESEIKGIRFDFLKCMDLYHSKALEDLVKRLVVHPKRVYKQGP
- a CDS encoding type VI secretion system amidase effector protein Tae4, which encodes MTQPSFDTAWAASQRIYDPINPGDRVAKIIGGNVEKNIDNPAASQRWENTCAVRMSYILGQAGLRIPSIRGQTVSGADGRKYFFRVRDLIGFLTQQWGTAEIVKYPASGGGTLAGKKGVVLFEVSGWSNAQGHATLYDGSSCYDHCYFNAPEVAYRTDRAHFWSLR
- a CDS encoding PKD domain-containing protein, coding for MSGAATAQPEPATDRLDDQRSGAHAAYRVINLAPGTIATYPHINTAGQVAFTMVNGGRTTAFFHDGGSTTDIGSLGGGIAYANDLNEAGQVAGTAVDRYGIEHAFLWSAGRGMLGILAQPAGVRSHGWAINNRGVVTGSFGEPVRPFRWSLAGGLEELGISPAYPQPASGRVLNDAGLIAGVTTIDDEFTRVFAWTRASGVVDIDTLGSVESTAVAVGAGGEVAGNRLASWDDGGDRPFLWTRATGMQDLGIGRGATAWVNAMTPGLHIAGGIGYPDGRQRAMSWTRRGGMRELGTLGGRTSVARDVNARGQVVGFAEDRSGVMRAFAWHAATGMQDLNRLLRKAPPTLVLEQALSINDSGDIVASSNAGLVLLRQDRRRGGGHTVGPVLAPRTVEVGATLRASVSFVDGDRTGTRSVDWSWGDGSGGAARRIDERGGVGSASATHAYAVPGEYTVTATVVDRHGRRTVVNQPVEVTGP